Within Lepus europaeus isolate LE1 chromosome 8, mLepTim1.pri, whole genome shotgun sequence, the genomic segment gacccagctgcttcagttctaatccagctctctgctaatgtgcctgggaaggcagtggaagatggcccgagtgcttgcgcccctgcacctacatgagagattgGGAAGCTCttgacacagccccagctgttatggccattttgggggtgaaccagcagagagatattgatatctctcccttcctctctctgtgtaactctgactctcaaataaataaataaatcttaaaaacaactaaTCAACATCTTTTTtcaaatcatttaattttgaagttatttttgtGGCCAATCttattttgcttcaattttgaagaaaaaaatgttctttaggGAAATGACAATTTAGAACATTTAGTAGTGAAGTGCCAACCTCCAGGCATGAGATTTTTGTTTAGATTTCATTAGAAGTATTTTCTCATGTGTCGGTAGAGATACTGAAGTGCTGGTGaagtataatgaaaataatatctgATATTTGTTATCTTAGCAAGGGATAGAGTAAAATGCTTCAAAACAAAATTGCAGCTCTTGAAAACCAATTGGAAGGCTACACtctcattttgttcttttgtcCTCTTCAGAGAGGACTGGGGgaaaagagtgagagggagaggtagggagggaaagagggagtgagagaaagacatTGATATCCCTTCTaggaaagaaaattttccatctacttgtaTTTTATCCCAGAGCATAGAATAGCATGGACTGCTATATTAACCTTATAGAGAAGAAAGAAGCACAGAAGCAAGgctaaaatatttctcatttgaTAAATACGTCGTAAGATTAGTATGTTAAGTGACTACTTAATTATAAAATGTAGCTAACAAGACTTTTAGTTCTAGTTTCTTTAAACACTGGCCCATCGATCACAATAGCAATTGAGAAATTAATAAACATaacaattattaaaattttagcaACTCAAAAAGGCATAATAATTATTAACATTTGAGAGCTTCCTATATAATAAACATTGGTTCTTCCTTCACAGCACATAAACTTTCCTTTGTTCCTTATACTGATCCTATTAGAAAGGTATTAttacctccattttacagataagaaaatgtgaccattttaaaaattgttcaggaGCATAATGATAGTAAAAAGTGGCATTAGAATTTAAACGGTCAATTCCAAGGaatgaaattaataataatgTAAACACTGCAGGGAACATCTTACCAGAAAGTGATGGACACAGGGCAAGAGTACGATGTCTGCCAAAGTAAAGTAAAGGCCTTCAGCAAACACATGCTCCAGAGCAGGAAGGTCAGAGGCTTTCGCTTTTCTGATGTGAGAAGGCTCCCTGTTGGTAGGAGCTGGCTCTTCCTGTACAGCGAGCTTTGAGAATGCCACTTTCAGTTCCAGACTCTTGGACGAGGAGTCCAGCTCTTCAGAGGTTTCCTGGGTATGGCTCTCGTTCTTCATTTTTCCCTTAGCATGGGGAGGCCCAGCGTCAGCGGCCTTCTGTTGTTTCAGCTTCTGCCTCCGGAGTTTATCATCGTTATGCACTCTAACAGGTTCGCTGAGCTTTTTCTCTAGCTCGAGGATTTCTACAGGGATAGTTGGGGGCTGGTCAGAAGACTCTCTGAGGAAATTCTCAATAGCCAAAGGGATGGTGAGTTCACATAGCCTGGTCCACTGACTaacctaaaaaaacaaaacaagaaatgaaaGGATTTTAACATAGGTTGAAAGAAAACAACTTGTCTGACTGGGAAGCAAAACTGGTTAGAAAATTTAAGGCTTGAGTTAAACCACCTCTATTGTAGGTTTCATGATACATGAAGAGGCCTATTACCATACTTCAGAGTGAAAACATTGAGCAATAGAGGTTAGGCATTCCTGTAGCCAGTTCCTAAATAAATCATTACTTCCCAAAGCCTTCAAAATACAACCATCCACctacatccacacatccacataACAGCAGGGCTCCCAAAGCATTGCTACTTGAGCTCCTGCTTACATATAAAGACGTTCCCTTTACAAATCTGCCAcattaacaacaacaaccaaaaaaaaaaaaaaaaaccaaaaacatataAACCAAAGTTATTCTCTTAAAATAATGACTCCAAACTTCATAAATTAGATAATAAATTGTTTTTCAATACCTCACTGAAAATATTGGCGTACATGAAGCGCTACTTTAACTTACTGGttactgtttttaaatgaaatgatttttcCAGGAAGGTAAAATAAATGGTCAATTAAGTATGCTACCACtttgtagctttatttttttattttttattttttgacaggcagagtggacagagagagagagacagagagaaaggtcttcctttttgtcgttggttcaccctccaatggccgctgcggctggcacgctgcggccggcgcaccgcgctgatccgaaggcaggagccaggtgcttctcctggtctcccatggggtgcagggcccaagcacttgggccatcctccactgcactcccggggccacagcagagagctggcctggaagaggggcaaccgggacagaatccagtgccccgaccgggactagaacctggtgtaccggcgcagcaaagcggaggattagcctattgagccacggcgctggcctccactTTGTAGCTTTAAATAATAGAAGAGCGGCATTATACTTACTTCAGCACAGGCTTTCAAGCAAGTCTTTTTAAAACCCAGAAGTTCCAAAATCTCCTTCTTTGAGGGATCTGCTTCATATGATTTCTGAATTACGTGTCTTAGTACAACAGCAAGTCCTGCTCTACAAAAATTGTCTGGTTGTTCTACTATGGCAGGTAAACAGCAATTCTGCACAATTGGTGGAAGGTCTTGCCTTGATATAATCTGTATTTCAATATCCTgggatagcacctttcttagtagTGAACTATCTGTACTTTCTTTGGTGAGGACGAAGCATACTTTAAAGATGTTGCAGTCACagtatgataataaaaataaagttacagaTGTATGAAGAGGAAAGATGTATCCTTCGGTTTGGTGAGAAAAGTCCAGATATAGATATTCTTCTGTAAGACTTTTCTTAatgcctttcattttcttcttccattgGGTTACCTAAAGCATAAATTGAAATAGTTACAGGCCTTAGAATATAATAATTTAGAAGCTAAAATAGAAGATGAATGTTTCAAAAACCTGTTCTAGAAATCAGTAAGGATTTGTGATATAGATAATGATGCTATAAGAATTTATTCCTGAACACTGAATAAATGGattgcaaaagaaaatatttccaccCAGTGAAATTAACAGTCTTGGGGCAATTTTACACCCAGTTTCTTTAAAATGAGCATACTTTAGTACTTTGTTATACAAAGCACTCCTAGTTGCTCTTTTCTCTCATACCCCCATAAGAATGGATTAATAACCATTGTTGGCTCTGCCTTCTATATGCAGACTCTAATCTTTTCACACCATTTCCATTGCTTCCACTGTGATTCAAGTCACCATCAACTCCTTGAATTACTGTAATTTCTTACTGCCTCATCTTGTCTCTTCTCATCACAGTAGCCAAAgtgatgcttttaaaaatgatgtaactggggccagcgctgtggcctaacaggtaaagcctctgcctgcagtgccagcacctcatatgggcaccggttcgagtcctggctgctccacttctgatccagttctctgctatgacctgggatagcagtagaagacagcccaagtgcttggacccctgcacccacatgggagtcccagaagaagctcctggctcctggctttgaatcggcgcagctctggccattgcagccaattggggagtgaaccagcaaatggaggacctctctgtcttctctctctgtgtaactcttttaaataagtaaataaatcttaaaaaaaaaaaaaaaaaaaaaagatgtaaaatcaTGCTACTACTCAGCTCCAAACCTCCAATGTCTTCTACTCATAGAAAAGTCAAAATTGCTACAATGGCCTAAAAGATCTCCTTGATTTTATCCTCCCTTCATGTCCCTGAGAGTCCATCTCATTGACTCTACTCATTACTTATTGCCCAAGCACATGTGGATTGTTATTCCTCTATAATGCCAGGTTCCCATGTCAGAGTCTTTATACTTGGTATTTCCAGTGCCTAAAACACTACCTCACCTCCTTTCAGGTATTTACTCAATAGCAGCTTCAGACCCAGTCCTTCCCTGGCTACTCTTTTTAGATTGCAAACCCCAAATCCCATCCTACctaggaaaaaaattatattcctcTCAATGCTTTCTTTGCCATAGCACTTACCACTGTCATAACATACTAGGTATTTATTGTTTCCCCCAACTAGGATGTTCCATAAGCgcagaatttttgttttggtcaATGCTACACCAAAAACAGGGCTTGCTGTATCTACTAcctagaattattttattattattatttatttaaaaggcagaattacagagagaaagggagagaaacagagatcttccacttgggcttcactctctaaatagccacaacagccagggctgggtcaggccaaagccaggaaccaggaactccatctaggtctcccacatgggtggcaggaacccaagggcttgggccatcttctgcagctttcccaggcacatgagcagggagctgggttggaaatggagcagctgggacttgaactgatgctcatatgagaTTCCAGTGTTGTAGGTGTGGACTTATCCCACAGAGTCACAACACAGGCTCCAAGAAGTTTTgatgaatgaatacataaatgaacacacacagacagacaattCTGAGGTATAATTATTGATGGAAGTTTTCAAGTCATATTCCTTAAGGGTTTCGTAAGTTATGGTAACTTTTGTTTTGGaatggcagagtgatgggggagaaAGACCCCGAGACAGGGAACGAGATTAAGGGAACtcctatccgctgattcactctcccaaatacctgcaacaaccagggctgggatggactgggccaaagctgaGACTGAGAATTCAATACAAGTCTACAGTgtagtgggtagcagggacccagctatttgagccatcactgctcgcaccagggtctgtattagcaggaaggtggagtcaggagccagagctgggaattgaactcaatCTTGTCTGGATATGGCACATAGGCACCTTAACTTCCAGGACAATGTCTGCCCTTATCATGACTTTTTATGTTTGATTCATACTTTTTCTGCGTCCAGAAGTTCCTACAATCTAATCCATAAGTTACAGTTCCAAAACTGACACTAGATGGCACTCTTTAAAAGCCTTCACCATGAAGTATGAACCAGGAAGATGGcatattaaaggaaaaattactttaaaagcattttaaaagtaCACAGGCAACTTTGTCCTTTAACTGTATTTGAAATGTTAGTGTAGTCTTCAGAaactctttctttttattctaaattCCTTGTTGTCTTTGTTTCTTaatgaaaagacaaatacagTTTAAATTTCTTCGTActcaatattttttcattaaagtgCTATAATCCATTACAAGAAGGGGCGACGGTTAGTAAAGTATCACCTTAGAAAATTTTTTATACTCTAATAATCACTATTtctatattttacattatttcattaaaacaACAGATCTCTGCCatgattgctttttaaaaatattacctgaggaaaaaattattttacattatttaaacGCAAACACTTTTCAATCCATAGAAACCATTTTTTCTTCTGAACTTAATTatgtttttggttttcatttggtACTTAGACCAGAATTTGAAACAAAATACTCAAGAGTACATATTAAATTTCACAGGCAGTAAGAATCAGCCACACTTCCTAGAAGTTTGGCTCCAGAGACTTATTGCTGGTTAATTTACCAATCCTCTAGACTCACTCTCCTGTCAGCAGAACACTATAAAGATCTCTAAGTGCTTCGAGAAGGcaaatttgaagaaaaacatGATTAATTTCCTCATCTGCCCAGCAGTCTAGAAAACAGTAATTAAGAGACTATCTctattaatactttaaaaaaaaaactgaaaacggCATGCTACTTTGAAGCTTTTGATTTTATATACCCACacgcgtgcacgcacacacacacaatgtacatGTATATTTCGCAACTTTCCAGGGTATGTAAGAAGCATGAAAATAGACTTTTGCACACATTCTATAAACTCTTCTCATTGTGAGTGCTTAATAAATGCTCACCATCAACACAATATAATAGCAATAATCTGCCCATGGTGATATCCAAACATTAATGAAACGCCTGAGAGAAAATTCAAAGTACTGttgattcttaatattttttcccAGTATGGTAGTGTTTTTTCCTGGTAGATTAAAAATTTACCTATATGAtcttagagtaaaaaaaaattactcttccTGGGCAATCTCTCCcattatttactattttatagAATATTATTTAGTAAACCTGTATAAATCTGATGTTTTTGCTCTCTACTGTATCTTGATGTTTTTCAAGAGAATGAGACATACCTTCTGCTCTaagtatatgaataaaaaaaggaaaaagaaactcctctttttccttcctccctttctacTTTGAGAATTTTCAAGTTCAATCATTTATATTCTGAGCTTTAAACAGACAGAAACTACAGAATCAACTTGTGGGTCTCCAGGGCTTCTGGAGCACAACTCTTCTTGTTACTTCATATTACACCCCTGCCAAGCACAGGAGCAACGTCATTTGCCCTGCCTCAGTTTTGACAATTGCCATACTATAACCACTCTGGAGAGTGAGGAAAGCAGAAAACTCACAAACTTCAGGAGGTGAAGAGAGGTAACAGAATTTGTATCTCTTCTCTGTGCATGCCAATTTGCTTGGGAATGTTGCAGAAGAAATATTTagctaaaaagaaaatactgatgttttggtttctttatttggaaatcttcaaagattatttaatttattggaaaggcagagaaagaggggggtggggtggggagagaacaaATctactattggttcactccccaaatgcctgcaacagccagggctgggtcaaagccaagGACACGGAAATGCTactcaggtctcccctgtagatggcagggacccaagttcttgagccatcaactgctgccttcccggaggcacattagcagaaactagAGTGGAAGTTGAACCACGACttgaaaccaggaactctgataattaaccactgtgccaaatgcccacccctaaagatatttttaaaaggctaaatTAGTCACGAGTTTAATACTTGggcatttggggccagcgctgtgatgtagtagattgggcctctgcctgcagtgccggcatcccatataggtgtcaatTCCtttcccagctactcctcttctaatccagctctctgctgatagcctggaaaagcactggagaatggcccaagctgcttgggcccctgcacccatgtgggaggaatggaggaagctcttggcttcagatcagtccagcttcagccatttggggagtgaaccagcagatggaagacctctctctgtctgtggctctgcctctcaaataaatgaataaatctttaaaaaaaaattaggcatttATATGTTTTGCATGTTCATTCTAATTAATATATTTGACTTCAATAAATTATTGCACATATAAAAAGAGAAACGAGTTTTTTTATAAATGTCTTCTTATCTGCAACCATTTTGCTACTTCACTCTGATAATATgtgtatgaacacacacacacacatacacacaaatatatatgacTCCTACTAGACATCTCCACTTGGTTGTTCTTCTAAATCTGTTCCTTTCTTTAGTGTCCCATTCCAGGTAAAACGGCAACACCATTCACTCAGATGCTTAGGCCAAAAACCCTGTTTTTCCATCATGCCCTGTCATTTCCACCCAAATCTAATTCCCTAGTTCTACCATCTTAAAGTCATCACCAGTTGTCATCAAGACTACtacaaggggctggcgccgtggcttactaggttaatcctctgcctgcagcgccggcatcccatgtgggcactgggttctagtcccagttgcccctcttccagtccagctctctgctgtggcccggaaggcagtggaggatggcccaagtgtttgggcccctgcacccgcatgggagaccaggaagaagcacctggctcctggcttcggattggcatagcacgggctgtagcggccatttggggaatgaaccaacagaaggaagacctttctctctgtctctctctgtttctcgctgtctgtaactctacctgtcaaataaattttaaaaagttaaaaatactgcAAAACCCTGTAAACTATTTTCTATTACTCTAGACACAATTTTAGTCTTCCTATAATAGGAGGCTAATTGTTCACaccattatttttcaaattaataaatctattcTAAGggtcaaataaatgtaaattaagaCACAAGATTATCTTTGTAAGCTGAATTGGAAAAAGTGTAAGTGGAACCTGTCCAAACTTGTAAAGCAGCATAGAAATTTCTGTGGGTATTGATATTCAGCCAAGGAACTAAGAATCTTAGATTCTGTATACTTTCCTTGCAAGTAGAGTATTTatataagaattataaaataatggaTGAAAGTCCAGACCCTTGAGGCAGAATAAGTTAATTCAAACCCTAGTtctgggggtcagtgctgtggcaccaacatcccatacggccactggtttgagtcccagctgctccacttccaatccagcttcctgctaatgtgcctggcaaagcaacgggagactgggcccctgccaccaggtgggagacccagaaaaagctcctggctcctggctctggattggctcagctccagccattgtggccatttgggaagtgaatcagtggatggaagattctctctctctaaaactctgcctttcaaataaataaaaacaaaagcaaaaccctaGTTCTTATTTTTAGTAGACACAGAAAAATTTTCCATACCTTAATTTCCTCATTTATGAAATGGGTACAATAGCAGTACTTACCATGTGGAATGCTGTGAGAACCAAAACATGCCTGTCTTACAGTAAGCCTCTACCTAAATACTAGCTACTACTATTTACTTATAATTTAACCCCAAATTACTTATCCATTGACACCATTAAAATACACAGGTGTTTATGAGCAAAACCCAATGGTGCTTTCCATTTCCAAAGTTCTTCCCAAGAAAAATAAGGGATTCATGTTGAATTGAGCCCCTCCTTCCCATCTCCAAATTTAAAAAAGCCAGGGAGTACTGAAATATAGAAAACAATACTGAACCCTTTAGTCCACATGCATACCAATTACATAAAATAAGCAGTTCAATTATGAGAGAAATACAAacttagttttttaagaaattaaaattgaagtggtaggtgtggtgcagcaggttaagctgtcactcctgatgccagcattccacatcagagtgggATGAATAGCATCTAATtgccagaaaagaagaaaactgagTTTTTTCAAAGTTCATTACCGTAACATCAAGCACTACAGGACAAAAGCTTATTGTTAAAATTAGCTATTATCTgggcaagaaataaaaaaaagttttaaagtaaaaaagtTTGCTGTAACCTTAGCCATAATGGATGTGTATAATCTTCTCTCTGGCGAATCAGGGAATCATCTGTTGCCATGAAATCATAATGCCTGCAGGTAAGACTGACCTCACAATTAACAGGGCATACAGCATGAAAAGTTACCAGGTTAGAAGTAGCAGCAAGCCTGAAACAAAATTTCTGATTCCCAAGGCAAACAACACCTGACTTGTTATGATCTAAATGGCTGAAATCTCCACATTCCCAGTACCCCTAACAGAATTCAGCAGGCTACTTTGAGTACCTGAAGATAAAAACAACATACATCAGGGTATTGTGTATACTACAGGTATGTCAGGTGgctggccccagaattttttACTTTCAAGGCTTGATACAATGTTGCTATTATAGAAGCCAACTGGATattctgtatttatttcaaaCCACTAGTGAAGCTACAAAAGCTACAAAGTCAGtcagatttaaaacaaacaaacaaacaaacaaaaaaaaaaacaaaaaaacttgaaaatcatTATAGAAGTTCAAGTGTAAGCCTTGTTTAAagtataagaaaacaaaaaccaaaagaacTGATAAAACTATTCTCAATCTCATTGACCTTCTCAATCTTATT encodes:
- the GSTCD gene encoding glutathione S-transferase C-terminal domain-containing protein isoform X2, with the protein product MKGIKKSLTEEYLYLDFSHQTEGYIFPLHTSVTLFLLSYCDCNIFKVCFVLTKESTDSSLLRKVLSQDIEIQIISRQDLPPIVQNCCLPAIVEQPDNFCRAGLAVVLRHVIQKSYEADPSKKEILELLGFKKTCLKACAEVSQWTRLCELTIPLAIENFLRESSDQPPTIPVEILELEKKLSEPVRVHNDDKLRRQKLKQQKAADAGPPHAKGKMKNESHTQETSEELDSSSKSLELKVAFSKLAVQEEPAPTNREPSHIRKAKASDLPALEHVFAEGLYFTLADIVLLPCVHHFLAVICKKFSEKLVQFPLLASWYQRIQEVPRVKTAALNCGIQFLHLPKLLTTSTEHHANLSEVQGTEEQNDPLFTGGPRPTMTKLMEKGIEVLFSPHPCPTWTLDWNILPAAVSPKEGKMSSDRALRKQQQLNNLVYVVINQAKPGDRIVDFCSGGGHVGIVLAHMLPSCQVALHACGVATDMVIEHCVKTRASFVTCPCCYGFIQNTSKFNFPKSEQFKNTLSYKEHMILCRFADQTAVQLPPQRRLIGKQCMCLVDMDRARAAEEHGYSVQVISMEPESCSPKNNMIVGVPM